The nucleotide sequence CCGGTCCGCCTCCCCGTACGTCGCCCGGCACCCGGAGGACGCCGCGCGAGCCGTCTCGTCGGCGAGCGGTCGCAGCTCACTCCAGCGGTCCGCCGGCAACGTACGCGCGAGCCGCATGATCACCGGCACCTGGAGCAGCGCCCGCACCTCCGCGAGCTCGGCCAGCTCCCGGGCGCCCCGCCGTACGACGCGGAACCCCCGGTTGGGCACGACCTCGATCGCGCCCTCGATGGCCAGTTGCTGCATCGCCTCGCGCACGGGAGTCGCGGAGACCCCGAACTGGTCACCGAGCGCGGGTGCCGAGTACACCTCCCCCGGCGTCAGCTCCCCACCCGCGAGCGCGGCCCGCAGGGCGTCGAGGATCTGCCCCCGCACCGAGGCCCGCTGAACGACGGCGCGCTCCGGAGTGCGCGGCAGCGGGATGGGCGTCTCGCTGTGTGTGTGCTCGCCCCGGGCCGCGGTGCCGTCCGCCGCGATGCCCCGCTCCCGGTCGACGTCCGCGACTCCGGGCTGCATGGGGACGCGGTAGGCCGACGCCGGACGGGCGGCGGTGACGTCCGGCGCACTCGCGGCGGCGGCCTGGCGCGAGCGCGGTCCGGCCTGCTCCACGGGTCCTCCTCCGAGCGAGTCGTGTGTCGAATGGACCGAAAGTGCGGCCGACCGGGTACATGGGGGCGCTTAGGTCACTACTGGGGTTGTTACCGGTCGTAAAGCACCATAGGCGCACATGACCTCAGTTCAAACCTCGACCACTCGGGTAAGGTAAGCCTTACTTGACAGCGACGGTGAAACGGCGGTCCCCGTATGCCCCACTCAGCTCCGGCACCGGCCCCCACTTCGCGCACGTCGCCCGTGACGGCCGCGTACGCGCGTCTGACCGAGGTCCTGCCGATGGTGAGCGTGACAGAACTCTCTCCCATGGATCCATTGCCCGATGGCGAGGGATGGGTCTCCGCCGCCGGGCTCGCGGCGGCCGGAGCCGAGCTCGACGCGTTCCTCGCGTGGGACGAGACCCAGATACGGCAGGAGCACGGCCGCGAGGGCCGCCCGGACGTGGTGGCGACCTTCGGGCTGCACCGGTACTCCTGGTACGCCTGCCTGCTCTTCACGGTCCCCTGGTTCCTGGAGCGCCGGGTGCCGCGGTTCCCCGCCGGGCAGGTGGCGTTCCATCGCGAGCAGAGCCGACTGGTGGTGCGCGGCGAAACGTTCAGCTGCCTGCCGGGCGATCCGGCGGCCGGCGCGCCGGGCGCCCGGGTGGTTCCGGACGAGGAGGCGCTGCGGGCCGAGGTACGGGCGGCGTTCGCCGAGCACATAGAGCCGGTTCTCGGCGGCTTCGGTCCGCGGATGCGGCGGCGCGGGCGCGCGCTGTGGGGCATGGCGACCGACGAGGTCGTCGAGGGGATCTGGTATGTCGCCGAACTCCTGGGCGCCGACGAGCAGGAGCGCTGCCGGCGCGAGCTGGAGCTGCTGCTGCCGGGTGCGACCCGGCCGTACGTGGGTGCCGCGGGCTTCCGCGAACTGACCGGCCCCGGCGGCGAGTCGCTGCCCACCCGGGACCGGGCGAGCTGCTGTATGTTCTACACACTGGCCCCGGACGACACCTGCGTCACCTGTCCGCGCACCTGCGAGGCGGACCGGATCACCAAACTGACGGCCGCCGCCAGTTGACGGACCCTCTCGGGACGAGGCGGTTTCTCGCCGAGCGACCCCCCGGCGATCGCCCGCGGCATGTGCCGTAAGATCAATTCCGGCTGGGACCCTCGTTCGGTTACAGGTGGTTCACAAATTCCTCACTTGCCTCAGGAACTTTCCGTGGAACCACTCGAACGGGTAATCTCACTCGCACTCTACTCCCGTCCCTCGCGCGGTAGTTCGAGCAGAATGCCGCCTGGCGTCACTCATTGCACTTCTTTGGCGGTCTCTTGCCCCGAAACCCTCTGAGGGCCGCGAGGATTGGGCCACTATGGCGGGCGTTACGCCCTATCCCAATGCAAGGGACCCCTGATGAGATTGACCGACATATCGCTGAACTGGCTGCTTCCGGGCGCCGTACTGCTCCTGGGCATGCTGGCGGCGGTTGCGGTGCTCGCGCGCGGCAAGCGCGCCGGGGAGCACGCGAAGACCGAGGATTCGTGGGAGCGCAGTGAGGAGCGCCGCAGGCGCAAGGAGGCCCTCTACGGCACGGCCTCCTACATCCTCCTCTTCTGCTGTGCCGCGGTGGCCGCCGCGCTCTCCTTCCGCGGCCTGGTCGGCTTCGGCGAGCAGAACCTGGGCCTCACCAACGGGTGGCAGTACCTGGTTCCGTTCGGCCTGGACGGCGCCGCCATGTTCTGCTCGGTGCTCGCGGTGCGCGAGGCCAGCCACGGTGACGCGGCCCTCGGCTCGCGGATACTCGTCTGGACGTTCGCCGGTGCGGCGGCCTGGTTCAACTGGGTGCACGCGCCCAGGGGTCTCGGCCACGACGGCGCCCCGCAGTTCTTCGCAGGCATGTCCATGTCCGCCGCGGTGCTCTTCGACCGCGCGCTGAAGCAGACCCGCCGGGCCGCGCTGCGCGAGCAGGGCCTCGTGCCGCGTCCGCTGCCGCAGATCCGTGTCGTCCGCTGGATGCGGGCCCCGCGTGAGACGTACAAGGCCTGGTCGCTGATGCTTCTGGAGGGTGTGCGCAGCCTGGACGAGGCCGTGGACGAGGTACGCGAGGACAAGCGCATCAAGGCCGAGAGCCGTACGCGCAAGCGTGAGCAGGAGCGTCTGGAGCGCGCCCACCTCAAGGCCATCAGCCGGGGCCACCGGACCGGTCTGCCCGGTCGTGGCGGCGGTGGCGGTGGCGGGCGCCAGGTGGACACCACCGTGGAGCGCGTCCCGGCGGCCCAGGTCGGCTCGGAGCCTGCCATATC is from Streptomyces sp. NBC_01314 and encodes:
- a CDS encoding (2Fe-2S)-binding protein: MPHSAPAPAPTSRTSPVTAAYARLTEVLPMVSVTELSPMDPLPDGEGWVSAAGLAAAGAELDAFLAWDETQIRQEHGREGRPDVVATFGLHRYSWYACLLFTVPWFLERRVPRFPAGQVAFHREQSRLVVRGETFSCLPGDPAAGAPGARVVPDEEALRAEVRAAFAEHIEPVLGGFGPRMRRRGRALWGMATDEVVEGIWYVAELLGADEQERCRRELELLLPGATRPYVGAAGFRELTGPGGESLPTRDRASCCMFYTLAPDDTCVTCPRTCEADRITKLTAAAS
- a CDS encoding GntR family transcriptional regulator, with translation MEQAGPRSRQAAAASAPDVTAARPASAYRVPMQPGVADVDRERGIAADGTAARGEHTHSETPIPLPRTPERAVVQRASVRGQILDALRAALAGGELTPGEVYSAPALGDQFGVSATPVREAMQQLAIEGAIEVVPNRGFRVVRRGARELAELAEVRALLQVPVIMRLARTLPADRWSELRPLADETARAASSGCRATYGEADRAFHRGVLGLAGNEQLLQIADDLHRRTQLPLGVGRLGDVGSGGRVELMADAAEHIALLDALMADDLEAACCLVEKHFGMVG
- a CDS encoding DUF2637 domain-containing protein; the encoded protein is MRLTDISLNWLLPGAVLLLGMLAAVAVLARGKRAGEHAKTEDSWERSEERRRRKEALYGTASYILLFCCAAVAAALSFRGLVGFGEQNLGLTNGWQYLVPFGLDGAAMFCSVLAVREASHGDAALGSRILVWTFAGAAAWFNWVHAPRGLGHDGAPQFFAGMSMSAAVLFDRALKQTRRAALREQGLVPRPLPQIRVVRWMRAPRETYKAWSLMLLEGVRSLDEAVDEVREDKRIKAESRTRKREQERLERAHLKAISRGHRTGLPGRGGGGGGGRQVDTTVERVPAAQVGSEPAISTPEQLPVRSRPSLQPVRNADKSLTVDLTAEDDTMALPRLDSLERKLKDLEQQFG